From a region of the Enterobacter sp. JBIWA008 genome:
- the rfbD gene encoding dTDP-4-dehydrorhamnose reductase, with the protein MNILLFGKTGQVGWELQRALAPLGNLIAVDVHSQEYCGDFSKPEGIAETVRRIKPDVIVNAAAHTAVDKAESEPEFAQLLNATSVEVIAKEAQKLGAWVVHYSTDYVFPGNGDTPWLETDATAPLNVYGETKLAGEKALSEKCSRHLIFRTSWVYAGKGNNFARTMLRLAKERSELSVINDQFGAPTGAELLADCTAHAIRVALNKPEVAGTYHLVASGITTWYDYASLVFDEARKAGIELALKQLHGVPTSAYPTPAKRPANSRLNTLKFQQNFNLVLPQWDAGIKRMLTEWFTATAI; encoded by the coding sequence ATGAACATCCTGTTGTTTGGCAAAACAGGGCAGGTGGGCTGGGAGCTACAGCGTGCTCTGGCACCGCTGGGCAATTTGATTGCGGTTGACGTCCATTCTCAGGAGTATTGCGGTGATTTCAGCAAACCTGAAGGCATTGCAGAAACGGTGCGCCGTATTAAGCCTGATGTCATCGTCAACGCGGCTGCGCATACTGCCGTCGATAAGGCCGAGTCAGAACCAGAATTTGCTCAGCTGCTAAATGCCACGAGTGTCGAGGTGATTGCTAAAGAGGCCCAAAAATTGGGGGCCTGGGTTGTTCACTACTCTACTGATTACGTATTCCCGGGTAATGGCGATACGCCGTGGCTCGAAACGGACGCCACTGCACCGCTTAATGTGTATGGTGAGACCAAATTGGCTGGTGAAAAAGCGTTAAGTGAAAAATGCTCACGCCATTTGATCTTCCGGACTAGCTGGGTTTATGCTGGTAAAGGGAATAATTTTGCGCGTACCATGCTGCGACTGGCAAAAGAGCGTTCTGAGTTGTCTGTTATTAACGACCAATTTGGGGCTCCTACGGGTGCTGAATTATTAGCAGACTGTACGGCTCATGCTATTCGGGTTGCCCTGAATAAACCTGAAGTGGCAGGGACTTATCATCTGGTTGCCAGTGGTATAACAACCTGGTACGACTATGCCTCTCTGGTATTTGATGAAGCGCGCAAAGCAGGAATTGAACTGGCATTAAAGCAGCTTCATGGTGTGCCGACCAGTGCGTACCCTACGCCTGCAAAACGTCCGGCAAACTCCCGCCTCAATACGTTAAAGTTCCAGCAGAATTTCAACCTCGTACTGCCTCAGTGGGACGCGGGGATTAAGCGTATGCTGACTGAGTGGTTCACAGCGACAGCGATTTAA
- the rfbB gene encoding dTDP-glucose 4,6-dehydratase yields the protein MKILVTGGAGFIGSAVVRHIINDTQDSVINVDKLTYAGNLESLADVSNSDRYHFEHADICDNDAMARIFAKHQPDAVMHLAAESHVDRSITGPAAFIETNIVGTYVLLEASRKYWSELSADKKASFRFHHISTDEVYGDLPHPDEVEVGSELPLFTEKTAYAPSSPYSASKASSDHLVRAWLRTYGFPTIVTNCSNNYGPYHFPEKLIPLVILNALDGKALPVYGKGDQIRDWLYVEDHARALYTVVTKGKIGETYNIGGHNEKQNLDVVNTICSLLDEIVPKEGSYRDQITYVADRPGHDRRYAIDAEKIGKELGWKPQETFESGIRKTVEWYLENTQWVENVKSGSYKSWIEENYGDRA from the coding sequence GTGAAAATTCTGGTCACCGGTGGAGCAGGCTTTATTGGGTCTGCAGTGGTACGACACATTATAAATGATACGCAAGACTCTGTTATTAACGTCGATAAACTGACTTACGCAGGAAATCTTGAATCGCTGGCTGATGTCTCGAACAGCGATCGCTATCATTTTGAACATGCCGATATCTGCGACAACGACGCTATGGCACGTATTTTTGCAAAGCATCAGCCGGATGCTGTGATGCACTTGGCCGCAGAGAGCCACGTTGATCGCTCGATAACCGGCCCGGCAGCTTTCATCGAGACTAACATTGTTGGCACTTATGTGTTGCTGGAAGCCAGCCGCAAGTACTGGTCTGAGTTAAGTGCTGATAAAAAAGCATCATTCCGTTTCCACCATATATCAACAGATGAAGTATATGGCGATCTCCCTCATCCGGATGAGGTTGAAGTGGGTTCTGAACTGCCTCTATTTACTGAAAAAACCGCCTATGCGCCAAGCAGTCCCTATTCTGCTTCTAAAGCGTCCAGCGACCATTTGGTCCGTGCCTGGTTGCGCACCTACGGTTTCCCTACTATTGTGACTAACTGTTCTAACAACTACGGTCCTTACCACTTCCCGGAAAAACTTATCCCGCTGGTCATTCTCAATGCATTGGATGGTAAAGCTCTGCCAGTTTACGGTAAAGGAGACCAAATACGCGACTGGCTGTACGTGGAGGATCACGCCCGCGCGTTGTATACCGTGGTGACGAAGGGCAAGATTGGCGAAACCTATAACATCGGCGGCCACAATGAAAAGCAAAATCTTGATGTGGTAAATACCATCTGCTCCCTGCTGGATGAAATTGTGCCGAAGGAAGGCTCCTATCGCGACCAGATAACTTATGTGGCTGACCGCCCGGGTCACGACCGCCGCTACGCGATTGATGCAGAGAAAATTGGCAAGGAACTTGGCTGGAAGCCTCAGGAAACCTTCGAAAGTGGCATTCGCAAAACCGTAGAATGGTACCTGGAGAACACACAATGGGTAGAAAACGTGAAAAGCGGCAGCTATAAATCCTGGATTGAAGAAAACTACGGGGATCGTGCGTAA
- a CDS encoding nucleoside-diphosphate sugar epimerase/dehydratase — MLNYLISLPRPIKRIITLSIDVVLLLCAFWFAFWVRIDSMTPVYSTEHWLFILSIILVTLAIFVKLGLYRAVIRYITAKILLVVTMGMVISSILLIIAAFYTNLYLPRTIPFIYFSFGLLFIAGSRLGMRMLVNRGLNLGTRVVIYGAGASGRQLLPALSQMDEYYPVAFVDDNRALQGQVIHGVSVFAPEKLPWLVDKYEAKKILLAMPSASRARKNEVIKTLEGLPCEVLSIPGMVDLVEGKASIDSLRKVVITDLLGRDPVSPIPELISRNINGKTVMVTGAGGSIGSELCRQIIKNKPNQLILFELSEFSLYSIDSELRNLNLGQDFKVKIYPILGSVQDKEHLERLIRAFNVHTIYHAAAYKHVPLVEFNVLDGVRNNIFGTLSCAQAAAICGVENFVLISTDKAVRPTNTMGATKRMAELVLQALAKESSKTCFSMVRFGNVLGSSGSVVPLFEKQIAAGGPVTLTHEDITRYFMTIPEAAQLVIQAGAMGTGGDVFVLDMGEPVKIIDLAHRMITLQGLTVRDDKNPYGDIAIKTTGLRPGEKLYEELLIGDNVSVTQHPRIRTANEVMLPWSEMSIILHELDNACREFDYERVREILLQAPAAFNPTDGICDLLWNEKLS; from the coding sequence ATGCTAAATTATTTAATATCTTTACCACGACCAATAAAACGTATTATAACACTCTCTATAGATGTTGTGCTTCTGTTGTGCGCATTTTGGTTTGCATTTTGGGTGCGCATTGACTCAATGACTCCAGTGTATAGCACAGAGCATTGGCTTTTTATTTTATCAATAATTTTAGTTACTCTAGCAATATTTGTTAAATTAGGGTTGTATCGGGCCGTGATTCGTTATATTACTGCCAAAATATTATTAGTAGTAACGATGGGGATGGTAATATCGTCCATTTTGCTTATTATCGCAGCGTTCTATACCAACCTCTATTTACCGAGAACGATTCCTTTTATCTATTTCTCCTTCGGTCTACTGTTTATTGCCGGATCACGGCTCGGAATGAGGATGTTGGTGAATCGTGGGTTGAATCTGGGCACTCGGGTAGTTATTTATGGTGCAGGTGCATCGGGTCGTCAATTACTGCCTGCACTGAGCCAGATGGACGAATATTACCCCGTTGCTTTTGTCGATGATAACCGCGCCCTGCAAGGTCAGGTGATTCATGGGGTAAGCGTCTTCGCGCCAGAAAAACTACCCTGGCTGGTTGATAAATACGAAGCGAAGAAAATTCTGCTGGCCATGCCAAGCGCAAGCCGGGCAAGAAAGAACGAAGTCATTAAAACCCTCGAAGGTCTGCCGTGCGAAGTGCTCTCCATCCCGGGAATGGTCGATCTGGTCGAGGGGAAGGCAAGTATTGATTCCTTGCGGAAAGTCGTTATTACAGATCTGCTGGGACGCGATCCTGTCTCACCCATTCCGGAACTGATATCTCGTAATATCAACGGGAAAACAGTGATGGTTACAGGGGCAGGGGGATCTATAGGGTCTGAACTATGCCGACAGATAATTAAAAATAAGCCAAACCAGCTTATTCTTTTCGAATTGTCCGAGTTCTCCCTCTATTCTATCGATTCCGAACTGCGTAACCTGAATCTTGGTCAGGATTTTAAGGTTAAAATTTATCCAATCCTCGGTAGCGTTCAGGATAAAGAGCATCTCGAAAGGTTAATCAGAGCATTCAACGTCCACACAATTTATCATGCTGCGGCGTACAAGCATGTACCGCTTGTCGAGTTCAACGTTCTGGATGGCGTGCGCAATAATATCTTTGGTACGTTGAGCTGCGCTCAGGCAGCGGCAATTTGCGGTGTTGAAAACTTTGTTTTAATTTCGACCGATAAAGCCGTACGGCCCACCAACACAATGGGAGCGACCAAACGCATGGCGGAGTTGGTGTTGCAAGCGCTGGCGAAGGAATCCAGTAAAACCTGCTTCAGTATGGTTCGTTTCGGCAACGTGTTAGGCTCATCAGGCTCAGTTGTACCGTTATTTGAAAAACAGATTGCTGCAGGTGGACCGGTGACGCTGACTCACGAAGATATCACGCGTTACTTTATGACCATTCCTGAAGCGGCTCAATTGGTCATCCAGGCGGGAGCCATGGGCACGGGCGGCGATGTTTTCGTTCTGGATATGGGGGAACCCGTCAAGATTATCGACCTTGCTCACCGCATGATTACGTTGCAAGGGCTCACCGTTCGCGATGATAAAAACCCTTATGGTGATATTGCGATAAAAACGACGGGTCTGCGGCCTGGTGAGAAACTGTATGAAGAGTTGCTTATCGGCGACAATGTATCCGTTACGCAACACCCGCGTATCAGGACTGCTAACGAGGTGATGTTGCCGTGGAGTGAGATGAGCATTATTCTCCACGAACTCGACAACGCCTGCCGTGAGTTCGACTACGAGCGTGTGCGTGAGATACTCTTGCAGGCACCAGCAGCATTCAATCCAACTGATGGTATTTGCGATTTACTCTGGAATGAAAAGTTAAGTTAA
- a CDS encoding sugar O-acyltransferase — protein MHDLLILGAGGHGRTLYETARLLGYRDIVFLDDDTSACQGINQLIIGKISELRFHIGKVSHVAIGIGNNKVREQFYQQLLGLGIHPVTLIHPFAFVSPSATIAEGSVVLAGAVVGANAKLGLATIVNSHSTIDHDSLLGDFAHLGVGVHLAGSALIGKSAFLQAGTVGGYNTKVDDYSVCPAGTIL, from the coding sequence ATGCATGACTTATTAATTTTGGGAGCGGGTGGTCATGGCCGTACGCTGTACGAAACAGCGAGACTGCTGGGATATAGGGATATCGTTTTTCTCGACGATGATACCTCTGCCTGCCAGGGAATTAACCAACTAATTATTGGAAAAATTTCAGAACTAAGGTTCCATATCGGTAAGGTCAGTCATGTCGCTATTGGCATCGGAAACAATAAAGTCAGAGAGCAATTCTACCAGCAACTGCTCGGCTTAGGTATTCATCCTGTAACGCTTATACATCCCTTTGCATTTGTCAGTCCATCGGCGACCATTGCTGAGGGTTCTGTTGTGTTAGCGGGAGCTGTAGTGGGCGCCAACGCAAAATTAGGTTTGGCGACGATTGTGAATAGCCACTCGACAATAGATCACGATTCTCTTCTTGGTGATTTCGCTCACTTAGGTGTTGGTGTCCATCTTGCGGGCAGCGCTTTGATTGGAAAATCAGCATTTCTCCAGGCGGGGACAGTGGGCGGTTATAATACTAAAGTAGACGATTACTCAGTGTGTCCTGCTGGTACTATTTTATAA
- a CDS encoding glycosyltransferase family 4 protein, with product MMNFGIVIFAFLVSCALTWGLRGYAIKHNVIDRPNQRSSHSVPTPRGGGVAIVLTLLIALVGFYLNHTLTLDNFLGLFIPGIIVAIIGFLDDHGHIAARWRLLMHFLAAAIGIYFLGSFPVITLFGYDLSLSWIGMILGCVYLVWMLNLYNFMDGINGLASSEAITFAACSAILIVVNQYTDAPGSIFPITLALIGAAAGFIVWNFPKAKIFMGDAGSGFLGITIGLMILHIAKFDSHFFIAELCLLGVFIVDATTTLLRRLVAGKKVYEAHASHGYQILARKYGSHVPVTSLAIAVNLLWLFPIAFFITSGKIDGVVGLLIAWFPLLVVALKSGAGVKDKESNVNA from the coding sequence ATGATGAATTTTGGGATTGTGATATTCGCTTTTTTAGTCTCATGCGCACTGACTTGGGGATTGCGTGGATATGCCATAAAGCATAATGTTATTGACCGCCCTAACCAGCGAAGTTCGCATTCTGTCCCTACCCCGCGAGGTGGTGGGGTAGCGATCGTCCTGACGCTCCTGATTGCTTTAGTAGGATTTTATCTTAATCATACGCTTACGTTGGACAACTTCTTGGGTTTATTTATCCCGGGTATCATTGTTGCCATTATTGGTTTCCTTGACGATCATGGTCATATTGCGGCTCGCTGGCGTCTGCTAATGCATTTCCTGGCCGCGGCAATTGGCATCTATTTCCTGGGTTCGTTCCCTGTAATTACGCTATTTGGTTACGATCTTTCCCTATCCTGGATTGGTATGATTTTGGGCTGTGTTTATTTGGTCTGGATGCTGAACTTATATAATTTCATGGATGGGATTAATGGCTTAGCCAGCTCTGAAGCAATAACATTTGCTGCGTGTAGTGCAATATTGATTGTTGTAAATCAGTACACGGACGCGCCTGGAAGTATTTTTCCGATAACGCTTGCTCTTATCGGTGCCGCGGCTGGCTTTATTGTCTGGAACTTCCCGAAAGCAAAAATCTTCATGGGCGATGCCGGAAGTGGTTTTCTTGGGATAACAATCGGACTGATGATCCTGCATATTGCGAAATTTGACTCGCACTTCTTTATTGCAGAATTATGCTTGCTGGGTGTATTTATTGTCGATGCCACGACAACTTTATTGAGGAGGCTCGTAGCAGGTAAAAAGGTCTATGAAGCACATGCCAGCCATGGCTACCAAATCCTCGCAAGAAAATATGGCAGCCACGTTCCGGTGACATCATTGGCGATTGCCGTCAATCTGCTGTGGCTCTTCCCCATCGCCTTTTTTATTACCTCAGGCAAAATTGATGGCGTTGTGGGGCTGCTCATCGCTTGGTTCCCGCTTCTCGTTGTTGCACTGAAAAGTGGTGCAGGCGTTAAAGACAAAGAGAGCAACGTCAATGCATGA
- a CDS encoding NAD-dependent epimerase/dehydratase family protein: MKVMVTGGTGFLGTALVRALKSSGHEVILTTRKQENPEQGIYNLGDISANTNWLNLLQGCDTVIHTAGRAHILNDDAQDALAEFHRVNHDATMKLARDAATSGVKHFIFVSSIGVNGNATSGIPFTEASEPQPTSDYAISKREAEQSLLNQFAESDMAITIVRPALICGENAPGNIQRLLKLVSKNLPLPFNNVRNKRALASLDNVVSFISECVVNEKSKNQLYLLADAERPSTKDMINAFASGMGIKAKLISFPTGIFRLLLSSVGKRGIYDQLFGDLEVDASKAREHLNWTPPITLYETMKKTAKYYIEGNK, encoded by the coding sequence ATGAAAGTAATGGTGACGGGGGGAACCGGGTTTCTTGGGACTGCTTTAGTCCGAGCGTTGAAGTCATCAGGACACGAGGTGATATTAACAACGCGCAAGCAGGAGAACCCTGAACAGGGAATTTACAACCTTGGTGATATCTCAGCCAATACCAACTGGTTAAATCTCCTGCAAGGATGCGACACTGTCATTCATACCGCGGGAAGGGCACATATCCTTAATGATGATGCTCAGGACGCTTTAGCGGAATTTCACCGTGTCAATCACGACGCGACGATGAAATTAGCGAGAGATGCTGCGACCAGCGGGGTTAAACATTTTATATTTGTAAGCTCAATTGGCGTTAACGGTAATGCCACCTCAGGGATCCCATTTACTGAGGCCTCGGAGCCACAACCCACTTCCGATTACGCCATTTCCAAGCGAGAAGCTGAGCAGAGTCTACTTAATCAATTTGCAGAAAGCGATATGGCGATCACCATTGTCCGCCCTGCATTGATATGTGGTGAAAATGCACCGGGTAATATACAGCGTCTTTTAAAACTGGTTTCTAAAAACCTACCGTTGCCATTTAATAATGTCAGGAACAAGCGAGCGCTGGCGTCTCTGGATAATGTCGTCAGTTTCATCAGTGAATGCGTGGTGAATGAGAAATCTAAAAATCAACTCTATCTACTTGCAGATGCAGAACGTCCTTCAACCAAAGATATGATTAATGCCTTTGCTTCAGGAATGGGCATTAAAGCGAAACTGATCTCTTTTCCAACGGGGATCTTCAGGTTATTACTTTCTAGTGTTGGTAAACGAGGTATTTACGATCAGCTGTTTGGCGATCTGGAAGTCGATGCCTCTAAAGCCCGGGAACATTTAAACTGGACGCCCCCGATAACGCTTTATGAAACGATGAAAAAAACGGCGAAATATTATATCGAAGGTAATAAATAA
- the galF gene encoding GalU regulator GalF: MINLKAVIPVAGLGMHMLPATKAIPKEMLPIVDKPMIQYIVDEIVAAGIKEIVLVTHSSKNAVENHFDTSYELEALLEQRVKRQLLAEVQSICPPGVTIMNVRQAQPLGLGHSILCARPVVGDNPFIVVLPDIIIDTASADPLRYNLAAMVARFNETGRSQVLAKRMKGDLSEYSVIQTKEPLETEGQVSRIVEFIEKPDQPQTLDSDLMAVGRYVLNADIWAELEKTEPGAWDRIQLTDAIAELAKKQSVDAMLMTGESYDCGKKMGYMQAFVNYGLRNLKEGAKFRSRIEKLLAND; the protein is encoded by the coding sequence ATGATTAATTTGAAAGCAGTCATTCCGGTAGCAGGCCTGGGCATGCATATGCTGCCAGCCACAAAAGCCATTCCTAAAGAGATGCTGCCGATCGTCGACAAGCCAATGATTCAGTACATTGTCGACGAGATTGTTGCTGCAGGGATCAAAGAAATCGTCCTGGTTACGCACTCCTCCAAGAATGCGGTAGAAAACCACTTCGACACCTCTTACGAACTCGAAGCGTTGCTTGAGCAGCGCGTCAAACGCCAGCTGCTGGCGGAAGTGCAGTCTATTTGTCCGCCGGGCGTGACCATCATGAACGTGCGCCAGGCGCAGCCGCTGGGTCTGGGCCATTCTATTCTGTGTGCCCGTCCGGTTGTGGGCGATAACCCATTCATAGTCGTGCTGCCGGATATCATCATTGATACTGCTTCTGCCGATCCGCTGCGTTATAACCTGGCGGCAATGGTGGCACGTTTCAATGAAACCGGCCGGAGCCAGGTGCTGGCGAAACGCATGAAGGGCGATCTCTCCGAGTACTCTGTGATCCAGACTAAAGAACCGCTGGAGACGGAAGGGCAGGTGAGCCGCATCGTTGAGTTCATCGAAAAACCGGATCAGCCACAGACGCTGGATTCAGACCTGATGGCTGTAGGTCGTTACGTTCTGAATGCCGATATCTGGGCGGAACTGGAAAAAACCGAGCCAGGCGCCTGGGACCGTATTCAGCTGACTGACGCTATTGCCGAGCTGGCGAAGAAGCAGTCCGTGGATGCTATGCTGATGACCGGCGAGAGCTATGACTGCGGTAAGAAAATGGGGTATATGCAGGCCTTCGTAAACTATGGTCTGCGTAACCTGAAGGAAGGCGCGAAGTTCAGAAGCCGGATTGAGAAGCTGCTGGCTAACGACTGA
- the wcaM gene encoding colanic acid biosynthesis protein WcaM: MLKKITRRTFVSSLSVLAATPLLSSRIARATSGRTVSVNQYNNNDWIAAFKQAFNDGDTVVVPAGLTCENINTGIFIPDGKTLLIRGALTGNGRGRFVLQEGSKVIGEGAGRTENITLDVRGSDCVIKGLAMSGFGPVTQIYIGGKKPSVMRNLLIDNISVSQANYAILRQGFHNQVDGARITNSKFSHLQGDAIEWNVAINDRNILISDHVIDNINCTNGKINWGIGIGLAGSTYDNDYPEKQTVKNFVVANITGSNCRQLVHVENGKHFVIRNIKAKNITPDFSKKAGIDNATVAIYGCDNFIIDNVDMVNSAGMLIGYGVIKGDYLSIPQNFKLNNIHLDNRKLAYKLRGIQISSGNATSFVAITNVEMQRATLELHNKPQHLFLRNINVMQEAAVGPALKINFDLRKDVRGKFMAKDETLLSLANIKAVNEKGQSSVDIDRVDQQVVNVEKLNFALPHR; the protein is encoded by the coding sequence ATGCTGAAAAAGATTACCCGACGCACCTTTGTCTCTTCTCTTTCCGTTCTGGCGGCCACGCCGCTGCTGTCGTCGCGCATCGCGCGGGCGACAAGCGGCAGAACGGTCTCTGTTAATCAGTACAATAACAACGACTGGATCGCCGCCTTTAAGCAGGCGTTCAATGACGGCGACACCGTCGTGGTCCCTGCCGGACTCACCTGCGAAAACATCAATACGGGCATTTTCATTCCCGACGGTAAAACGCTGCTGATCCGCGGGGCGTTGACCGGCAACGGGCGCGGCCGCTTTGTTCTGCAGGAAGGCAGCAAAGTGATAGGCGAAGGTGCCGGTCGCACGGAGAACATTACGCTCGACGTTCGCGGCTCTGACTGCGTCATTAAAGGGCTGGCCATGAGCGGTTTTGGCCCGGTGACGCAGATCTACATCGGCGGCAAGAAACCGAGCGTGATGCGCAACCTGCTGATTGATAACATCAGCGTGAGCCAGGCCAACTACGCCATCCTGCGCCAGGGTTTCCACAACCAGGTGGACGGTGCCCGCATCACCAACAGCAAATTTAGCCATCTGCAGGGTGATGCGATCGAGTGGAACGTCGCCATCAACGATCGCAATATCCTGATCTCCGACCATGTTATCGACAACATCAACTGCACCAACGGCAAGATCAACTGGGGCATCGGCATTGGCCTTGCCGGCAGCACCTACGATAATGACTATCCGGAGAAGCAAACCGTCAAGAACTTCGTGGTGGCAAACATCACCGGCAGCAACTGTCGCCAGCTGGTGCATGTTGAAAACGGGAAACACTTTGTTATCCGCAATATTAAGGCCAAAAATATTACTCCCGACTTCAGTAAAAAGGCGGGAATAGACAACGCCACGGTAGCCATTTATGGCTGTGATAATTTCATTATTGATAATGTCGACATGGTCAACAGTGCCGGAATGTTAATTGGCTATGGGGTGATAAAAGGCGATTATTTGTCCATCCCGCAGAACTTCAAGCTCAACAATATTCATCTTGATAACCGCAAGCTTGCGTATAAATTGCGCGGAATACAGATTTCATCCGGTAACGCGACCTCGTTTGTGGCGATCACCAACGTGGAAATGCAGCGCGCTACGCTTGAACTGCACAACAAGCCTCAGCATCTTTTTTTACGCAATATCAATGTGATGCAGGAAGCCGCTGTAGGGCCCGCCCTGAAGATCAACTTCGACCTGCGCAAGGATGTGCGGGGTAAATTCATGGCGAAAGACGAGACGTTGCTGTCGCTGGCGAACATTAAAGCCGTTAATGAGAAGGGGCAAAGCTCGGTGGATATTGACCGGGTCGACCAGCAGGTGGTGAATGTGGAAAAGCTTAACTTTGCGCTTCCGCACAGATAA
- the wcaL gene encoding colanic acid biosynthesis glycosyltransferase WcaL produces the protein MKVGFFLLKFPLSSETFVLNQITAFIDMGYDVEIIALQKGDTQNTHAAYTQYGLEAKTRWLQDEPSGKLSKLRHRASQTLRGIHRASTWRALNVSRYGSESRNLILSAICGQTAQPYRADVFIAHFGPAGVTAAKLRELGVIDGKIATIFHGIDISSREVLNHYTPEYQQLFRRGDMMLPISDLWAGRLKNMGCPGEKIAVSRMGVDLTRFTRRPVKVPGKPLQIISVARLTEKKGLHVAIEACRQLKARGVDFHYRILGIGPWERRLRTLIEQYQLEDVVEMPGFKPSHEVKAMLDEADVFLLPSVTGADGDMEGIPVALMEAMAVGIPVVSTLHSGIPELIKTDHSGWLVPENNAMALADRLAAFSDIDQQALEPVLHNARQKVETDFNQQVINRQLASLLQTL, from the coding sequence ATGAAGGTTGGTTTCTTCTTACTGAAATTTCCGCTGTCGTCTGAAACCTTTGTCCTGAACCAAATCACCGCGTTTATCGATATGGGATATGACGTGGAGATTATCGCCCTGCAAAAGGGCGATACGCAAAATACCCATGCGGCGTATACCCAGTATGGGCTGGAGGCTAAAACCCGCTGGCTGCAGGATGAGCCGTCCGGGAAGCTGAGCAAGCTGCGCCACCGGGCCAGCCAGACGCTGCGCGGGATCCACCGCGCGTCGACGTGGCGGGCGCTGAATGTTTCCCGCTATGGGTCTGAATCCCGCAATCTGATCCTGTCGGCCATCTGCGGGCAAACGGCGCAGCCGTATCGTGCCGACGTGTTTATCGCCCACTTTGGCCCGGCGGGCGTCACCGCCGCGAAGCTGCGCGAGCTGGGCGTGATTGACGGTAAAATTGCGACCATCTTCCACGGTATCGACATCTCCAGCCGCGAAGTCCTGAACCACTACACGCCGGAGTATCAGCAGCTTTTCCGCCGCGGCGACATGATGCTGCCTATCAGCGACCTGTGGGCCGGACGGCTGAAAAACATGGGCTGCCCGGGAGAAAAAATTGCCGTTTCGCGTATGGGCGTGGATTTAACGCGCTTTACGCGTCGTCCTGTAAAGGTGCCGGGAAAACCGCTGCAGATCATCTCCGTGGCTCGTCTGACCGAGAAGAAAGGTCTCCATGTGGCCATTGAAGCCTGCCGCCAGCTGAAGGCGCGCGGGGTGGATTTCCACTATCGCATTCTCGGCATTGGGCCGTGGGAGCGTCGTCTGCGCACGCTTATCGAACAGTATCAGCTGGAAGATGTCGTAGAGATGCCGGGCTTCAAGCCCAGCCACGAGGTCAAGGCCATGCTCGACGAGGCGGATGTCTTTCTGCTGCCCTCGGTGACGGGCGCTGATGGCGATATGGAAGGTATTCCGGTGGCGCTGATGGAGGCGATGGCCGTAGGTATTCCTGTGGTATCGACCCTGCACAGCGGGATCCCGGAGCTGATTAAGACTGACCACTCCGGCTGGCTGGTGCCGGAGAATAACGCGATGGCCCTTGCGGACCGATTAGCAGCCTTCAGCGATATTGACCAGCAGGCGCTGGAGCCCGTGCTCCATAACGCCCGACAAAAAGTGGAAACCGATTTTAACCAGCAGGTGATTAACCGCCAGCTAGCGAGCCTGCTGCAAACGTTGTAA